A window of the Microbacterium sp. AZCO genome harbors these coding sequences:
- a CDS encoding DUF3097 family protein, with translation MDDRYGTDVLAAGWKKQFQRELRRVPAERDLVVELAEDGFCGAVTGVRSGTVELEDRLGRRRVFPLGAGFLVDGEDVVLVPPAPRAPGAPARTASGSFAVADARARVARPSRILVEGKHDAELVEKVWGDDLRVEGVVVEFLQGVDLLGAALDEEPPSADRRYGVLVDHLVPGSKESRIAEAIARGRHGAHVRIVGHPYIDVWQCVTPRAVGIAAWPEVPRGIEFKVGVCRALGWPARDQADLARAWQRILASVKTYRDLEPSFLGRVEELIDYVTA, from the coding sequence ATGGACGATCGATACGGCACGGATGTGCTCGCCGCAGGGTGGAAGAAGCAGTTCCAGCGCGAGCTACGACGGGTGCCCGCCGAGCGGGACCTCGTCGTCGAGCTCGCGGAGGACGGATTCTGCGGCGCCGTGACCGGCGTCCGCTCGGGCACCGTCGAGCTCGAGGACCGTCTCGGTCGCCGACGCGTCTTCCCGCTCGGCGCCGGCTTCCTCGTCGACGGCGAGGACGTCGTACTCGTCCCGCCGGCGCCCCGGGCGCCCGGTGCTCCCGCACGGACGGCGTCCGGCTCGTTCGCCGTCGCCGACGCGAGAGCCCGCGTCGCCCGGCCGAGCCGCATCCTCGTCGAGGGCAAGCACGATGCCGAGCTCGTCGAGAAGGTCTGGGGCGACGACCTGCGCGTCGAGGGCGTCGTGGTCGAGTTCCTGCAGGGCGTCGACCTCCTCGGGGCCGCGCTCGACGAGGAGCCGCCGTCGGCCGACCGCCGCTACGGCGTGCTCGTCGACCACCTCGTGCCCGGCTCGAAGGAGTCGCGCATCGCCGAGGCGATCGCCCGGGGCCGGCACGGCGCGCACGTGCGCATCGTCGGGCACCCCTACATCGACGTGTGGCAGTGCGTCACCCCGCGGGCGGTCGGGATCGCGGCGTGGCCCGAGGTGCCGCGCGGCATCGAGTTCAAGGTGGGCGTGTGCCGGGCGCTCGGCTGGCCCGCGCGCGATCAGGCCGACCTCGCCCGCGCGTGGCAGCGCATCCTCGCGTCGGTGAAGACGTACCGCGACCTCGAGCCCTCGTTCCTCGGCCGGGTCGAGGAGCTCATCGACTACGTGACGGCCTGA
- the trmB gene encoding tRNA (guanosine(46)-N7)-methyltransferase TrmB, which produces MSEAQERAWSELAPHYILTVERDAAATSVRPGDTVDPVAVWGRSAPLVVEIGSGQGHAIVHAAASAPERDFLAIEVFKAGLARTMLDADKAGARNLRLVEANAPEVLQHLLPTASVDELWVFFPDPWHKKKHTKRRLVTPEFARTAAGALRDGGTLRLATDWEDYALQMRDVLSAADDWEPAFEGEWADRFEGRVLTAFERKGARAGRSIRDLTYRRRART; this is translated from the coding sequence ATGTCCGAGGCGCAGGAGCGTGCCTGGAGCGAGCTCGCGCCGCACTACATCCTGACCGTGGAGCGGGATGCCGCGGCCACGAGCGTGCGCCCGGGCGACACCGTCGACCCCGTCGCCGTATGGGGACGCAGCGCGCCCCTCGTCGTGGAGATCGGCTCGGGCCAGGGGCACGCCATCGTCCACGCGGCGGCGTCGGCGCCGGAGCGCGACTTCCTCGCGATCGAGGTCTTCAAGGCCGGTCTCGCCCGCACGATGCTCGACGCCGACAAGGCGGGAGCCCGCAATCTGCGGCTCGTCGAGGCGAACGCGCCCGAGGTGCTGCAGCACCTGCTGCCGACGGCATCCGTCGACGAGCTCTGGGTCTTCTTCCCCGATCCCTGGCACAAGAAGAAGCACACGAAGCGGCGGCTCGTGACGCCCGAGTTCGCCCGCACGGCCGCCGGGGCTCTGCGCGACGGCGGCACCCTGCGCCTCGCGACGGACTGGGAGGACTACGCCCTGCAGATGCGGGACGTGCTCTCCGCCGCCGACGACTGGGAGCCGGCATTCGAGGGGGAGTGGGCGGATCGCTTCGAGGGCCGCGTGCTGACGGCCTTCGAACGAAAGGGCGCTCGTGCCGGACGCTCGATCCGCGATCTGACGTATCGGCGCCGGGCGCGCACGTGA
- a CDS encoding MFS transporter produces the protein MRPLAHRDFRMLFAAVVLSIFGAGMWAVVMVYTVIDAGGGPVDLSLVAACNAVGLLACAIPGGIVADRVSRRLILRVVELVNVTAVTSIAIAGMFGAVTVPHLAIVAFALGAGAGFFFPAYSAILPRILPPAQLLAANGLEGAIRPALQQAAGPAVAGVVVAAVVAPAHAAWVIAAAHALALLLLMFVRPEPVARETPAGEASTGRGVFHDLREAVSFTLRTPWLLWTLLYATIWVLVWMGPEEVLLPFLTRERIGDDPRWFGFLLAAYGLGGVLGSIVVSSFRLPRRYLTVMIAVWGCSTLPFIVVGFTDVYALMVISVFLVGFGFSYGNVIWGTLLQRRVPTHMLGRISSLDFFVSLALMPVSMALAGPLAEVVPIPVIFLAAGIVPFALSFLVIWIARMPRDELAHPLGD, from the coding sequence GTGCGTCCGCTCGCGCATCGCGACTTCCGGATGCTGTTCGCGGCCGTCGTGCTGTCGATCTTCGGCGCCGGGATGTGGGCCGTCGTCATGGTCTACACCGTCATCGACGCGGGTGGCGGCCCCGTCGACCTGTCCCTCGTCGCCGCGTGCAATGCCGTCGGTCTTCTCGCGTGCGCCATTCCGGGCGGGATCGTCGCCGACCGCGTCTCGCGGCGCCTGATCCTCCGCGTGGTCGAGCTCGTGAATGTGACGGCTGTCACCTCGATCGCGATCGCCGGCATGTTCGGCGCCGTGACGGTGCCGCACCTCGCGATCGTCGCCTTCGCCCTCGGCGCGGGGGCGGGGTTCTTCTTCCCCGCGTACAGCGCGATCCTGCCGCGCATCCTCCCGCCCGCGCAGCTGCTCGCCGCCAACGGCCTCGAGGGTGCCATCCGCCCCGCGCTGCAACAGGCGGCCGGGCCCGCGGTGGCCGGCGTCGTCGTGGCGGCGGTCGTCGCGCCCGCCCACGCCGCCTGGGTCATCGCGGCGGCGCACGCGCTCGCGCTGCTCCTCCTCATGTTCGTGCGACCGGAGCCCGTCGCCCGCGAGACGCCGGCGGGCGAGGCATCCACGGGCCGCGGGGTCTTCCACGATCTGCGCGAGGCCGTCTCGTTCACGCTGCGCACGCCCTGGCTGCTGTGGACGCTCCTCTACGCGACCATCTGGGTGCTGGTGTGGATGGGTCCCGAGGAGGTCCTCCTGCCCTTCCTCACCCGCGAGCGCATCGGCGACGACCCCCGCTGGTTCGGATTCCTGCTCGCGGCGTACGGACTCGGCGGCGTCCTGGGATCGATCGTCGTGTCGTCGTTCCGGCTGCCGCGCCGCTACCTCACCGTCATGATCGCGGTGTGGGGCTGCAGCACGCTGCCCTTCATCGTCGTGGGCTTCACCGACGTGTATGCGCTCATGGTGATCTCGGTGTTCCTCGTCGGCTTCGGCTTCAGCTACGGAAACGTCATCTGGGGCACGCTCCTGCAGCGTCGCGTGCCGACCCACATGCTCGGACGCATCTCGAGTCTCGACTTCTTCGTCTCGCTCGCCCTCATGCCGGTGTCGATGGCGCTCGCGGGTCCGCTCGCCGAGGTCGTGCCGATCCCCGTGATCTTCCTCGCGGCGGGCATCGTGCCGTTCGCGCTGTCGTTCCTCGTCATCTGGATCGCGCGCATGCCCCGCGACGAGCTCGCCCACCCGCTGGGGGACTGA
- a CDS encoding CPBP family intramembrane glutamic endopeptidase, which yields MPAHPAAAPLVRPAWSWGLAPALLACLAAPAFFVLRVAWLGWLLLALALVAAFILERRTGAIERGPEASHRPPSLVRDLSLVAAGLLIVSAIPLKAELDDLAILRFTVGLGGAVAVPYAVSRFVYSDRAIRFPWRGGGRWTRFQWTWLVVVLALGWLILPFYFITSGVYTNWPVVDTPDLIARLFLGVGSVGIWDELFFICTVFALLRRHFPDWQSNILQAIVFVSFLWELGYQAWGPLLTIPFALLQGFIFVVTRSLAYVVTVHLLFDAIVFLVIVHAHNPGVLDRLFLV from the coding sequence ATGCCCGCTCATCCCGCGGCCGCGCCCCTCGTGCGTCCCGCCTGGTCGTGGGGGCTCGCGCCGGCGCTCCTCGCGTGCCTCGCCGCGCCCGCCTTCTTCGTGCTGCGGGTGGCGTGGCTCGGATGGCTGCTCCTCGCCCTGGCGCTCGTCGCGGCGTTCATCCTCGAGCGGCGGACGGGCGCGATCGAGCGCGGGCCCGAGGCATCCCACCGACCGCCGAGCCTCGTGCGCGACCTGTCGCTCGTCGCCGCAGGGCTCCTGATCGTGAGTGCCATCCCGCTGAAGGCGGAACTCGACGACCTCGCGATCCTGCGCTTCACCGTGGGCCTGGGCGGGGCCGTCGCCGTGCCGTACGCGGTGTCGCGCTTCGTCTACAGCGATCGGGCGATCCGGTTCCCGTGGCGCGGCGGCGGTCGGTGGACCCGCTTCCAATGGACGTGGCTCGTCGTCGTGCTCGCGCTCGGCTGGCTGATCCTGCCGTTCTACTTCATCACGTCGGGGGTCTACACGAACTGGCCCGTCGTGGACACGCCCGACCTCATCGCCCGGCTCTTCCTGGGCGTCGGCAGCGTCGGCATCTGGGACGAGCTCTTCTTCATCTGCACGGTGTTCGCGCTGCTGCGACGCCACTTCCCCGACTGGCAGTCGAACATCCTGCAGGCGATCGTGTTCGTGTCGTTCCTGTGGGAGCTCGGCTATCAGGCGTGGGGTCCGCTCCTCACCATCCCGTTCGCGCTGCTGCAGGGGTTCATCTTCGTCGTGACGCGCTCCCTCGCCTACGTCGTGACGGTGCATCTGCTGTTCGACGCGATCGTCTTCCTCGTGATCGTGCACGCCCACAATCCCGGAGTGCTCGACCGTCTCTTCCTGG